The following coding sequences are from one Microtus pennsylvanicus isolate mMicPen1 chromosome 1, mMicPen1.hap1, whole genome shotgun sequence window:
- the LOC142842544 gene encoding trace amine-associated receptor 8b: MTSNFSQPVLQLCYENMNGSCIKTPYSPGARAILYVVFGFGAVLAVCGNLLVVISVLHFKQLHSPANFLIASLASADFLVGISVMPFSMVRSIESCWYFGDKFCSLHSCWDAAFCYSSLFHLCFISIDRYIALTDPLVYPTKFTVSVSGICISVSWILPLVYSSAVFYTGISAKGTESLVSALNCVGGCQIVVNQDWVLIDFLLFFIPTLVMIILYSKIFLIAKQQAVKIETTIGGNKAESSSETYKARVAKRERKAAKILGVTVVAFVSSWSPYTMDTLIDAFMGFITPAYIYEICCWGAYYNSAMNPLIYAFFYPWFRKAIRLILSGEVLNSHSSTMNLFSE, translated from the coding sequence ATGACCAGCAACTTTTCCCAACCAGTCCTGCAGCTCTGCTATGAGAacatgaatggatcctgcattaAAACTCCCTACTCGCCAGGGGCCAGGGCCATCCTGTACGTGGTCTTTGGCTTTGGGGCTGTGCTGGCAGTGTGTGGGAACCTCCTGGTGGTGATTTCAGTTCTCCATTTCAAGCAGCTGCACTCTCCAGCCAATTTCCTCATCGCCTCTCTAGCCAGCGCTGACTTTTTGGTGGGTATCTCTGTGATGCCCTTCAGCATGGTCAGGTCCATCGAGAGCTGCTGGTACTTTGGAGACAAGTTTTGTAGCCTACACAGTTGCTGGGATGCAGCATTTTGctattcttctctcttccacctgtGCTTCATCTCCATTGACAGGTACATTGCTCTTACTGACCCTCTGGTCTATCCCACCAAGTTCACTGTGTCTGTGTCGGGAATTTGCATCAGTGTCTCCTGGATTCTGCCCCTGGTGTATAGCAGCGCTGTGTTCTACACAGGCATCAGTGCTAAGGGGACAGAAAGCTTAGTGAGTGCTCTGAACTGTGTAGGAGGCTGCCAAATTGTTGTCAATCAAGACTGGGTTTTGATagactttcttttgttcttcataCCTACCCTTGTTATGATCATTCTCTACAGCAAAATTTTTTTGATAGCGAAACAGCAAGCCGTAAAAATTGAAACTACCATAGGTGGCAACAAAGCAGAGTCATCCTCAGAGACTTACAAAGCCAGAGTGgccaagagagagaggaaggctgcAAAGATCTTGGGGGTGACTGTGGTGGCATTTGTGTCCTCATGGTCACCATATACAATGGACACACTGATTGATGCTTTCATGGGTTTCATTACTCCTGCCTACATCTATGAAATTTGTTGCTGGGGTGCCTATTATAACTCAGCCATGAATCCTTTgatttatgctttcttttatccttgGTTTAGGAAAGCCATAAGGCTTATTTTAAGTGGGGAGGTTCTAAATAGTCATTCATCTACTATGAATTTGTTTTCAGAATAA
- the LOC142842545 gene encoding trace amine-associated receptor 7e, translating into MATDNGSFLWDQDSTVSRDLFSAPSALLCYENLNGSCVRNPYSPGPRLILYAVFGFGAVLAVCGNLLVMMSILHFRQLHSPANFLIASLACADFLVGLTVMPFSTVRSVESCWYFGDTYCKLHTSFDVSFCSVSIFHLCFISVDRYIAVSDPLTYPTRFTASVSGKCIAFSWLLPIIYSFSLLYTGANETGLEDLVTALTCVGGCQLAVNQSWVFINFLIFFIPTLVMITVYSKIFLTAKQQAQKIEKMSDQTAKVSDSYKDRVARRERKAAKTLGIAVAAFLLSWLPYFIDSIIDAFLGFITPTYVYEILVWIAYYNSAMNPLIYAFFYPWFRKAIKLIATGRVLRENFSATNLFLE; encoded by the exons ATGGCTACAGATAATGGAAGTTTTCTGTGGGATCAAGACAGCACAGTGAGCAGAGATCTTTTCTCTGCCCCATCTGCCCTGCTGTGCTATGAGAACCTGAACGGATCCTGTGTCAGGAACCCATACTCCCCAG GCCCTCGCCTCATCCTCTATGCAGTCTTTGGCTTTGGGGCTGTGCTGGCTGTGTGTGGAAACCTCCTGGTGATGATGTCAATCCTCCATTTCAGGCAGCTGCACTCCCCTGCCAACTTTCTGATAGCTTCCCTGGCCTGTGCTGACTTCTTGGTAGGATTGACCGTGATGCCCTTCAGCACAGTGAGGTCTGTGGAGAGCTGCTGGTACTTTGGGGACACTTACTGTAAATTACACACTAGCTTTGATGTGTCATTTTGTAGTGTTTCCATCTTCCACTTGTGTTTCATCTCTGTGGATAGATATATTGCTGTCAGTGACCCCCTCACCTACCCCACCAGGTTTACTGCATCTGTTTCTGGCAAGTGCATTGCATTCTCCTGGCTTCTGCCCATTATCTATAGCTTTTCCCTCCTTTACACAGGGGCAAATGAAACTGGGCTGGAGGATCTAGTGACTGCCCTCACCTGTGTGGGAGGTTGTCAACTTGCAGTGAATCAGAGCTGGGTCTTCATCAATTTCCTGATATTTTTTATCCCCACACTCGTAATGATAACTGTCTACTCTAAGATCTTCCTCACTGCTAAGCAGCAGGCTCAGAAGATTGAGAAAATGAGCGACCAGACTGCCAAGGTGTCAGACAGCTACAAGGACAGAGTggccaggagggagaggaaagcagcCAAAACCCTGGGGATCGCAGTGGCAGCCTTTCTCCTGTCTTGGCTGCCATACTTCATTGACTCCATCATTGATGCCTTCCTAGGGTTCATCACTCCCACGTATGTGTATGAAATCCTAGTGTGGATCGCTTACTACAACTCAGCCATGAACCCTTTgatttatgctttcttttatccttgGTTTCGAAAAGCCATTAAACTGATTGCCACTGGCAGGGTCTTGAGAGAGAACTTTTCTGCCACTAACTTGTTTCTTGAGTAG